The following nucleotide sequence is from Deinococcus aerius.
GGCGCTTCGAGGGTGAGGGTCATGGGTTACGGGATGGCCTTGCCGATGTGCTCGCGGGCCAGCTTATCAAGCACCTTCTCACCCATCTGAAGGGGGATGGCCGCCTCCGCGTGCGCGGCGATTAGCGGGATGATCGCGTTCGGGTACCGCATGGACACCAGCAGGTCCAGGAGGTCCAGCATGTCTCCCAGGCGCGGAAACTGCCCGGGTTCCGCAGTCGACCGCTCATCCTGCTCCGCGGCGAGAATGGCGCTGATCCCGACGATCATCGCGCCCGTGCGCGTCTTGTACAGGAACGGCCGGCCGTAGTACGTGTCCTTCCCCCACGGCTTATCGCTGACACTGGGCACCACGTACTTCTTGATGTACCCATCGTCGGGCAGCAGCACCGCCTGCTTCGTCAGACGGCCCGCCTGGTAGGCGGGGAACGCGTCCGGGTCCTCGTCTTCCTCGCGTTCCCGGTCGAAGTCCGCCTTGCTTTTGGTGTCCAGCCGCACCCAGTGGTCGAAGAACCGGCCGCTCTTCTCGATGCCGAACACCAGAATGTCGCCGCCGGTCTTCTCCCGCACGACCCCGTTGATGCGGGCGAGTTCCTTCTTGATCGCCTGGCTGAGCCACGCCGGGTGACCGAACACGGCGAGGCTGCCGTCCATCACGATGGCGGTGTCCTCGAACATGCCCCAGTTGCCGCTCTCGCGGCACACGCGTTCCATGTGCCGCAGGTACGCGACGAGGTAGAGGTGTTCCAGGACGCGCATGACCTCCCCGAAACTCTCCCCGTTGCTGCTGTGGTCACTGAAGCGTTCGTGGATGCGCAGGATGTCCGTGGGGTACACCGGGAACTTCCCGCACCCGCAGGTGCCCGCCGCGTAGTTCGGCGAGGGGTGGTCCTTCTCCCCGCAGGCGTCCATCAGCGGGCATTTCTGGTCCCTCTCCGTGGGCTTGTACTTCAGCAGCGCCTGGTACGTCTCCAGCAGCGTTTCCGACTTCGCCGCCGGGCGGGTGTTCTCCAGCAGGTCCTTCCAGGCGGCGCGGAAGGACGTGCGCGCGTCCGTGAACGACTTCCGGATCATGTTCGTGCTGGGCAGGGCCGCGGTGAGGGTGTTCGCGGACTGCACGCGGTTGAACGCGACCGGGTCGATCGTCGGCTTGTCCGACTCCGCGATCAGCAGTTCGACGTTGATCAGCACGCTGGCGACGCTCACGAACCCGAGTTCCGCGCCGGGGAAGCCCTTCTCGTAGGGAATCTCCTGGTGACTGCCGTCAATGGCGATCACCCAACGGGGCTTCCAGTCGCGGCGCGGGATGTCCGTGCGCCCGCCCGCGCGGGTGTCCTCGGGGAATTCCGGATCCTTTAAGCTCTCGATCAGTTTCTTCACCTCGGGGTTCTCCGTGAAGTGCCCCAGGATCTTGTGCTGCGCAAACTCGTTACTGTACGGCACCGGCGTCTCCCTCGTCGGTCGTGGCGGCGGGCGTGCCCGTCTTGGGGAGGTCCAGCAGGAACCGCTGGATCTGCACCGGGTTGATGTACGGGTTGCTGAGCATCTTCACGCGCAGGAACCCGCGGTTCTGCGCCCGCAGGATGGAATCCTCGAAGTTCGCGAAATCGTAGAACTTCCGCAGTTCCTTCGTTTCATCCGTGTTGTTCAGGTGGGAGATGAACCAGTTCGCGGTGTTCTTGAGGATGTTCTTCTGAATGCTGGACACTTCCTGCGTGGCGTACACCAGGCCGATGCGGTACTTGCTACCTTCCTTGGCGGTGCGCACCCACACGTCCTTGAGGTCGTCTTCCTTGCTGGGCGGCAGCAGGTTGTGCGCTTCCTCGACGTACACGAGGATGTCCCTGGGAGGGTTACCGCTGATGAACTCCCGCTGGTTGCCCTTGAAGATCGCCCACATGACGCGCCGGGCGGCGGCCTCGTTCAGGGAGGGCTCACCGCCCGCCTGATCGACAATGACCAGGTTCCCCTGAAGCAGGTCCTCGTAGATCTGCTGGGCAAAATCACGGGTGTTGTTCGGTTCGTGGTAAGGGGCGAGCCGGGCCACGGACTTCGCGCCGTTGGCGTAGCGGAACATCTCCAGCAGGCGTTCAACGTTCTGGTCCGCCCAGGCTTCACCCGTCTTGCTCTTCTGGATGTACGCGGTGTTGAAGTCGGTGTAGCCGCTGTCCTTGCTGGAGATGAACTCCGCGAGCGTCTGGAGGGCGTTGCTGAGCTTGTCCCAGGTCAGGGAAGCGACGTTCGCGACATCCAGGAGGTCCGCGGCCACGCTGTACTGCGCGGCTTTCGTCGCGTCCGGGCTGGCCCGCATGGCGTCCAGCAGTTTGCTGCTGAACAGGCCGTTGCGACCCATACCGCGGGTGTCAGGCGTTGCCAGTGTGGGTGGGGGCGTGAGGCCCGCGCGGGTGAGGAGCGCCCGGTACATCAGGATGGCGCGGCGGTACCGAGTTTGTTTACTCGCGTCTTTCAGGTTGTCCGGGGCGGACAGGTCCACCTCGCAGAAGTTCTTCATGTACTTCGCCGTGTCGTCCGCCAGCAGGTCACCCAGGATGCTCTTGCCGACCACCAGCATGTCCAGGTCCTCGGCGGTCTTCTCCGGGTCACTCCAGTCGCGGGGCGGGTTGCCGAAGGCGTTGATTTGCAGGAGGCGACGGTCGGGGTCCGTGGTGGGCTTGCTCATGCCGTACGTGATGACGTCGTTGACGGTGCCGCCCTGTTCCTTCCAGACGTTCTTGAGGGCGTTCGCTTCGACGTCACTGCTGCCCTGGGTGTTTTCGTTCGCGTACTCGCCGTTGTAGTCGAAGATGATCTGGCCCACGCGCTGGGGCGGGTCCTGCGGGTCCTTCGGGCGTCTGAGGTCGTAGATGGCGCGGGCGATGATCTTCGTGGTGTTCGACTTGCCGGTGCGGCTCATGCCGAACAGGGCCGTGCGCTGCGCGAGCAGGTCGACCGGGGGGATTTCCACTTCCACGTCATCCACGCCCTGCATGGGGCGGTTGGTGCTGGCGTAGCGGACGTGCCCGATGCGGACGGTCCTGTTCTTGAGGGCGTGGTCGGGTGTGAGCGAGGGGTCCCGGAAGTTGGCAATGATGCGCAGGGCGTCGTCGACGGGCTTGTACACCTTCAAGCCCTTGTTCGGGTAGAAGTTGTTGATGTCGGTGCCGAAGCGCAGTTCCAGCTCACCGCCGTCCTCGTCATTCTTCCGGCCGAGGTAGAACGTACCCACGACCTCGCAGGCGAGGCCCGCGAAGGACAGCTGGTGACGGGTGTACCCGTCCATGTACTCCTTGGTGTCCCAGTGGGCAGTTTCGTTGCCCACGGCGCGGCGGGCGGCTTCGGCGCGGACGATGGTGTCCAGCATGTCGCTGGGCGTGGGCGCGGCGCCGAGCACGCGCAGCAGCAGGACGCTGGAGTCCTCTTCCACCCAGTTCCATTTCGCGTCCTTTTTCCAAGGTTGCAGGCGGGAGGCGACGAGGTAACTCAGATGGGGGATGCCGCCCACGAGGCGGCGCTGGTGATCGTGCACCTGTACGGTGACGGTGCGGAAGTCCATGCGGAGGGTCTCGCCCAGGTACTGGTCCTTCTGCACGAGGGCGCCCAGCAGGGAGGCTGACTGTTCCTGTTCGTGTTCGTGTTGCAGTTGCGCGGCGCTCTTCTTGTCGGCTTCACCGCGTTGTTCGATCGCTTCAAAGGGGTCGGGGGCTGTCGTCATGGCAGGGGTCCTTTCGGGAGTCCCTGCGTCACCACCGTGGATGGGTTCAGGGGCTCCTCACTGTGTTCTCAGGTCATTCTACGAACCGGATTGGTTCTTCGTGGCGCAAATCCTGCGTCCTTCAGGGCCTTCATCTTGCGTCGGAGAGCCTTGTGGTCCGTGACGGAGCGGACGGCCTGCTGTGGGCGCGGGCGTACAGCCCGCTCTCCAGGGGCGACCCCTGCCCGAGTGCTTTCGCTTGAAACAGGAGGCGCAGACGCACCTTGGTGACCTCAACGGTGCCGGGCGCACTAGAATGGCGCGGTGTTTTTGAACCGCTGCCGTACGCGAGGACGGCCCTGTGAATAAACCGTTGAAAGCAACGACAGGCGTGAGCGCACCACGCCCGGAGGGCCAGACGGCGTCAGCGGGGGCGCTCAATCCCCTTTACTTCCTGCTGTACGCGTTGAATTACGCGTGCGCGCACCACGCGTGGCTCAATGACGCGTACCCGAACTACCACCGGTACCACGCCACCGGGTACCTGAAGAAGCGCAAGGACGGCGACGGTGAAGTGCTGATCACGCGTATCCCCCACGACTACACGGCGGACCCGCGGTTGATCCTTTCGCTGGACGGGGCACACTGGATTAACCGCGATCGGCACGTGTTGAAGCACTACCTCGGGGGGTCGTACGGGGCCGAGACGTTCACCCCGCCCCCGGCGTATCAGCGCCGGGGGTATTGCGACCTGTACCGGGCCATGCTCGAGCAAGCCATTGCCGTTTACAACCACCGGATGACGACGGTAACGACTGGCACGGCGGCGAAAACGATGAAAGCCGTCCGCGACCGGCTCATCACCCTGTTGAAAACGACCTGCATGGACTCCGCAGAACCTTACATCCGGTTGCCGGAGGTCACCTTCCACCTGCTGCGGCTGGCAGCGTGGGAGTATCAGCAGGGCGATGACGCCTCCTGGAAGGGGTTGATGCAGTATTTCCGGTTGTTCATCGTGTCACCGGAGAAAACCCCACAGGAGTACTGCCTGAACATTCAGATCCTTCCGACCT
It contains:
- a CDS encoding helicase HerA domain-containing protein, whose protein sequence is MTTAPDPFEAIEQRGEADKKSAAQLQHEHEQEQSASLLGALVQKDQYLGETLRMDFRTVTVQVHDHQRRLVGGIPHLSYLVASRLQPWKKDAKWNWVEEDSSVLLLRVLGAAPTPSDMLDTIVRAEAARRAVGNETAHWDTKEYMDGYTRHQLSFAGLACEVVGTFYLGRKNDEDGGELELRFGTDINNFYPNKGLKVYKPVDDALRIIANFRDPSLTPDHALKNRTVRIGHVRYASTNRPMQGVDDVEVEIPPVDLLAQRTALFGMSRTGKSNTTKIIARAIYDLRRPKDPQDPPQRVGQIIFDYNGEYANENTQGSSDVEANALKNVWKEQGGTVNDVITYGMSKPTTDPDRRLLQINAFGNPPRDWSDPEKTAEDLDMLVVGKSILGDLLADDTAKYMKNFCEVDLSAPDNLKDASKQTRYRRAILMYRALLTRAGLTPPPTLATPDTRGMGRNGLFSSKLLDAMRASPDATKAAQYSVAADLLDVANVASLTWDKLSNALQTLAEFISSKDSGYTDFNTAYIQKSKTGEAWADQNVERLLEMFRYANGAKSVARLAPYHEPNNTRDFAQQIYEDLLQGNLVIVDQAGGEPSLNEAAARRVMWAIFKGNQREFISGNPPRDILVYVEEAHNLLPPSKEDDLKDVWVRTAKEGSKYRIGLVYATQEVSSIQKNILKNTANWFISHLNNTDETKELRKFYDFANFEDSILRAQNRGFLRVKMLSNPYINPVQIQRFLLDLPKTGTPAATTDEGDAGAVQ
- a CDS encoding DNA double-strand break repair nuclease NurA, which gives rise to MPYSNEFAQHKILGHFTENPEVKKLIESLKDPEFPEDTRAGGRTDIPRRDWKPRWVIAIDGSHQEIPYEKGFPGAELGFVSVASVLINVELLIAESDKPTIDPVAFNRVQSANTLTAALPSTNMIRKSFTDARTSFRAAWKDLLENTRPAAKSETLLETYQALLKYKPTERDQKCPLMDACGEKDHPSPNYAAGTCGCGKFPVYPTDILRIHERFSDHSSNGESFGEVMRVLEHLYLVAYLRHMERVCRESGNWGMFEDTAIVMDGSLAVFGHPAWLSQAIKKELARINGVVREKTGGDILVFGIEKSGRFFDHWVRLDTKSKADFDREREEDEDPDAFPAYQAGRLTKQAVLLPDDGYIKKYVVPSVSDKPWGKDTYYGRPFLYKTRTGAMIVGISAILAAEQDERSTAEPGQFPRLGDMLDLLDLLVSMRYPNAIIPLIAAHAEAAIPLQMGEKVLDKLAREHIGKAIP